GGCCGCGCCGGCGATGCTCGGGCCGTAGAGCACGCAGATCTGGGGCACCCGCCCGGAGAGCATCGAGTGGTTGTAGTAGTACTTCCCGATCCCCTCGCGGTTGGCGAAAAAGCCCGTCTGCTGGTCGATCCGGCCGCCCGAGGAGTCCATCAGATAGAACACCGGATTCCCCGTCTTGAGCGCGCGCTGTTGCATTCGGAGGAACTTCTCGACGCCTTTGGCAGCCATACTGCCGCGCTTGACCGTGTAGTCGTTGGCCATGACGTGAACGTCTCGCCCCTCGAAGGTCGCCGCGGCCGTGATGAGCCCGTCCGCTGGCAGCCGGTCGTCAGTGTCCTCGTCCGCCTCGGCCCCGCTCGGATGCCAGTCGTCGAACGCGGCGAACTTCCCGTCCTCGAAGCGTAACTCGCTGTCCTCGCCAGAAAACCATAGCTCGAGCCGATCGCGGACGAACAGCTTCCCCTCCTCGGGCAGTTGCTCCTTGTACTTCTCGGGGCCACCCTCGAGAATGTCCGCGATTTCGTCTCGGAGTCGCTGCTCGCGCTCGCTCGGTCCGAGATCGCCATCGTCTCGCTCGGCGACACCCTCGCCGGAGTCGACGTTCGATCCGCCGTCGGCTGGTATCCCGGTTCCCCGTTCGATTTCGTGCACCGCCGTCGGTTCTGATTGGTTACCGCGGTACACCTCGACCGTCTCGCCGACGTGTTCCGCGAGAGCGGCCGCGATCGCCGTCGCCTCGTCGTCGTCGGCTCCAGCCGCGATACGAACTCGCATGCTACGTGCTGTGTTGGGCGATCACATACCGTTTTCCCCGATTCGCGATCGCTCGGGAGTCGGATCCGCCAGCTCGGCGGCGAAGAGGGGAAGAACGGAGAGATCGGATCGCGCCGAATTGAGCACCGCTGATCACCGGAACTCGCCGCGAGGGGAGGAGGATTCGCGGCCTCGGCGCGGACCGATCGAGAGTGCGTGTCTGCCTCCGTGGTCACCAACACAGAGACAACGCATACTGAACGAGGGGATGACACGAACGCTCGGGTGTAGTCGTGCAGCTATTATAATGGGGTATTTCCATCGGACGATCGCTCTCTCGAGGGACAGTCATCAATCCACTCGACCGAACAGGGACGCGATGGCTGCCATTTTGTGGGCCCGATACCTTTGGCGGCACCTGCAGGCAGAACCACTTTTATTGGATTTGCCGTTCCTTTTAACGGTTATCGATCCCGTGTCCGTGAATAGACGCTTTGGCGGAACGGGGCGCAAAGCGACCGAACACCTGCATCGCGGCATGTCGGAGGCACGCACCGATCGTCTCGTGCAGCGGCTCGCAGCGCTTCGCGACCGAATCGAGACGGGAATGGATCGGCGAGAGTTCCTACGAACCGTCGTCAGCGGCGGCTTCGCCGTCGGGATGGCCCAGTGGCTCGGCGTCGACGACTTCCTCGCCACCGACGACGGCGAGGTCCCCGTCGTCACCGCTCTCGTTAGGGACGACCCCGACGATCCGTGGTCGGTCCGAGAACGGACGCGCTCCGTCCCCGCAAAGTGGTACGCCGCCGTCAAGAAGGCCTTCGAGCTGAACGACCGACTGGCCAGAATGACCTTTACCGGCTATCTCGGCAGTGCGGTCGTTCCGGGCAGCTACGAGAGCGGGACCGCCACCGTCTCCGTCGGCCTCTCGAGTGATGGCCACTCCCTTGGCGAAATGTTCAGCGAGCTGGCAGAGGGAATCAACATCGATGCCGAGACGATCATCGACGTCGAGGAGATTCAGGACGGGCCCCAGTCCCGGGAACCTCGGTTCGCCAACACCGCGACTGACGGACGCGTTCCGAGCGGCGTTGTCTGCGAAACCCCCTCGAGCATGGCCACGCTCGGGCCGGCGCTATACCATTCAGATAGCCGACAGCGGTTCTTCGTGACGGCAGACCACGCCTTCGGCGAGAATCACGACTCGACCGATGACGCCCTCCTGTTGCCGCGCGAGGGCGACGACCCCATCGAACTGGGAAGCGTCGTCCACTACCACCCGGTTGAGGACGTCGCTGCCGTCGAGCCCAACGGCTGGATCGAGCCCGCGAGCAGGATCGACGCGCCGTCGCGACCCCGTGTGCGCGGCCAGTTCACCAAGTTCGGCTTGGCCGATCTCGTCGCCCGCGACAGGGAACTCGAGAAGGTCGGTGCCCTGAGCGGCCACACGACGGGGAAGATTCAGGGCATCGACGCGGTCACCTGCTTCACTGACGATTTCTGTCGCCGCGGACAGATCCGCTGGGGCGGCGAAATGGACCTGACCGACGGCGACAGCGGCTCCGTGAGCTATCACCGTTACCCCGAGGGCGAGGACGACGACGTGCTCGTCGCGGGGTTCAACAACGCCCGCACTTGGTGGCCCGGACAGAGCTACGTCTGGGGCGTCGGTGCCTATCGACTGACCGAGAAACATGGCTATCACTTCTGACTACCACCGGCCGGCCCGCTCTCACACTCTCACGCGCCCGACCGATTCCCTGAAGGTCCATAGATGAGTAACGATACTTCCCGACACTCCCGTTCCGACCGCGGTCCCGTCCGAACCGTCGCGAGCGGTGTCCTCAGACTCCTCGGCGACCTGCTCGCCGTTTCGCTGTGGGTACTGTTTCTGACGCTACTTTTCCTCGAGACCGCCTGGCCCCGCTGGGTGTTCTATGCCATGCTCGTGATCGGCGTCGCAGTCTACGTAACCGTAACGGCGGCCTGGACGAGAGACGGCGATAACTGATGCGACCTGAAACGCTGCGATGACCCGCAGCGTCGCTACGCGAGCGTCGCCTCGAGTCGCTCGATCAACTCCTCGTTCCCGATGTGGACCGGCGTCCGGTCGTGGAGGTCATCGGGCTCGACGGCGAGCAGCGACCGCGTGCCGTTCGAGGAGCGACCGCCGGCCCGCTCGACGACGTAGCCGATCGGGTTCCCCTCGAACTGGAGCCGGAGCTTGCCTCGGGCCGGGACTCGAGTGCCGGATAGCCGAAGGTGCCGCCGTAGCTGAGCACCTGGTTGACGTCGCCGATCAGCGCGCCGCCGTAGCGGAGTTTGAGTTCGGATTCGATCTCGCGGGCGTACTCGCGGAAGTCAGCGGGCCAGTCGGGGACGCGACCGCCGAAGCCGTAGACGACCGGCTCCGCGGGAATGGTGAGATCGTGCTCGACGACCGTCCGCTCGCCGTCGGAGAGTTCGTACTCGGTGACGATGTCGTCGGTCGCGATCACCATCGTCGTGATCGGCCCGTAGAGGACGAAGCCGGCCGCGACGAGCGTGTCACCGCGGGCCGGAAGGGCGGCGTCGTAGACGCCGAAGATCGTCCCCATCGTATTGTTCGATTTGAGGTTTGAGGAGCCATCGAGTGGGTCGACCGCGACGGCGTACGCGTCGGTCGACGAGGGATCGTCGCCGCAGTCGACGACCGTGGCGCGTTCCTCGCTGGCGTACTGGCCGATGCCGTCGATTCCGGCGATGCGATCGCCGAGCAACTCGTCGGCCCAGACGTCGGCCTCGGCCTGGGTCTCGCCGCTGGGGTTCTCCCCGTCGACCGTCCCGCGGCGGCCGATTAGCCCCTGCCGGATCTCGGTCGCCGAGCGACCGATTGTCGCCACGACGTTCTCGACAACTGGGTCGGACACCGTCATCCTATTCGGTGGCCTCGAGTGCAGCATCAGCAGTTGCCTCCTCGTAGATGACTTCCTCGAGCGCGTCGAGAAGTTTAGTCGGGTCCTCTCGCTGCCAGACGTTGCGGCCGACTGCGAGCCCGCTCGCGCCGGCGTTGACGGCGGCCTCGACGGTCGAGAGGAAGTCATAGTCGGAGGTCTTCGAGCCGCCGCTCATGACGACCTTCATGTCGCCCGCGGCCGTGCAGGCGTGCTCCATGGCGTCGGGGCTGCCGGGGTACTTAACCTTCGCAATGTCGGCACCGACCTCGAGAGCGATGCGGGTCGCGTAGGAGATGGTGCCCGGCTTGGTGTCGTTCTTGAGTCCCTGGCCACGCGGATAGGACCACATGACGACGGGGAGGTCGTACTCGCGGGCCTTCTCCTGAACTCGCCGGAACTCCTCGTACATCTCGACCTCGTGGTTCGAGCCGCTGTAGACGGTAAAGCCGACCGCGTCGGCACCAATCTCGGCCGCGTAGTCGACCGAGCAGTTGATCGCGGAGTCGGGTTCGCCCATCCACATGTTCGACGTCCCGTTGAGCTTCAAGAGGAGATTAACGTCGTCCTCGTAGCTCGGGTAATACCCCTCCGCAATCCCCTTCTGAACGGCCATCGAGGTGACGGCGTCGTGGGTCGCCGTCTCGAAGACCGTCGACGGATCGAGCTTCTCCGGTACCTCTTCGAAGTCGACGGGCCCGTGCTCGAGCCCGTGATCCATCGCCAGAATCAGTGACTTACCGTCACGAACGATCGGAGAGTCGTCGATCGGAATCATCTGTTAGACGGTCCAACAGGCCGCTATAAATCTCTGATGGTCCAAGTTATCGAAATTGAGTATAAAAGTAGTAATCACACCGATTTTGACCGCAAATCGTGATCCGTGATTGACTGATTACTGCCTGACACCGATCCGAAAAGCGACACTTCGCGCTCGAGTTGTGATCTCCGCTCCGCTCGAGTTATAATCTCTGCTCGAGTCGAGGTCAGCCGCTCGAGTCGATGCACCGGATTTCAACATCAAGCGGGTCAGTTGCTACGGAGTTCGCGCGCGTTGTGTCGCCACGTCCGGACGTGCAGGACGTTCAGTTCGAGGGCATTGGCGACGGTCATCGCGTCGATTGTCGCCAGTCGCTTGACCGATCGGACGCCGGCCTCGGCCAATGCGTCGGCGTCGTTGGGGCCGACCCCTGCGACCGCCGTGACCGACGTCGGTCTGGGATACGGCCGTTCCGACGGGGGCTCTCGCTCGAGCGCGATGGGTGCCGAGTGGTCGTATTCGAAGGTCTGCCAGTCCTCGTCGTCGCTGACGGCGATCCACTCGCGTTCGGCATCGCCCAGGCCCCGCACTTCGTTCGAGCGCCGGTCGAGGTCGCCCTCGCTCTCGAACGACCACGGCAGCGAGTAGCGCCGACGGAGGGTGTCCGCGATCGGTTCGTCGACGCCCTCGTCGAGCAACATCCGGTAGGAATACACCTTGTCGGCGATGGTGTCCGGGTCGATATCGACCGCCTCAAGGACGTCGCGCTCGCCCGGTTCGATCGCCGCGTTGGTCTCCGAATTGGGTTCCGCGTCGGTCGCGGCCTCGGCTGCCTCGGACAGCTCCGCCTCGTCAAACTCGAGTTCGACGGCGGTGTCGGTATCGGCGGCTGAGTTACCGTCATCGCTAACGTCGACGGTAATTCCGATATCGACGACACGTCCCCCCTCGTCGCTCTCAGTCGTCGTCCCCGTTTCCGTGTCGCTGACGGCGTTTTTGTTGCTCACGCGGGTCACCGGTTGTCCGTAGCTCACACTGTCTCATCTTGAAACTTATCCTCGACCGTCAGCTTCCGGACCGAACCGAACTGATGACGTGGTCCCGGCAGTGGGACCGACCAGCACGCTTACGGCTCCGACCGAGGAAGCGTTCGTATGGTTCGCGAGCAGATCGACCGGATCGGCGTCGTCGGCGCGGGAACGATGGGTAGCGGCATCGCACAGGTCGCGGCGACCGGCGGCTACGACGTCGTGATGCGCGACATCGAATCGGAGTTCGTCGAGAACGGCTTCGACACCATCGACGACAGCCTCGAGCGACTCGATACCCGAGGCGACCTCAAGGAAGAACCGGCGACGATCCGCGACCGAATCGAGGGAACGACGCTCCTCGAGGACCTCGCGGGTTGCGATCTCGTCGTCGAGGCGGCCCTCGAGGAGTTGAGCGTTAAACAGGAAATCTTCGCGGACCTCGAGCGGATCTGTGACGAAGACGTCCTGCTGGCAACGAACACGAGTACGCTCTCGATCACCTCGATCGCGAGCGACCTCGAGCACCCCGAGCGCGTGATCGGGCTGCACTTCATGAATCCGGTCCCGATCATGGAGGGCGTCGAGATCGTCGTCGGTGAGAAGACGACTGACGAGGCGACTGCGCTGGCCAACCGACTCGCCGAGGACCTCGGCAAGACGACCTGGGAGGCCGACGACAAGCCCGGCTTCGTCACGAACCGCATCCTGATGCCCTGGATCAACGAGGGAATTCGCGCGTACGACGAGGACGTCGCCACGAAGGAGGACATCGATACAGGAATGGAACTGGGGACGAACGTCCCGATGGGACCGCTCACGCTCGCCGATCATATCGGTCTCGACGTCTGTCTCCACGCGTCCGAAACACTCCACGAGGAACTTGGCGATCGATACAAGCCCGCCTACCTCCTCAAACGGAAGGTTGAGGCGGGCGACCTCGGGAAGAAGACGGGCGAGGGGTTCTACGAGTACGAGTAGTCAACCGTTGGTCACCGGACCGAACGTACTGCGCTCGACCCAATTCGTTTCAAATAGACGTAATTTATTTTAGGGTGACATCCGTATTCAGAGACGATGCGAATCAGCCGCCCCGTTGTCATCATCGTCCTCTGTAGCCTCGGCGTGGTCGGTGTCACCGCCGTCGCCGGCGCACCCCCTCCGGAGCAACTCTGTGGCGTCTGTGGTCCCAGCACCGCGAACGACGCCGAAATCACCGGTGCGACGGGCCAGGGAACGCTCGATATCTACGTCGACGAGACCGGCAACTCGCGATGGCACACTCGCGTGCCCGTCAACGAGTCGGCCGCCGAGCGATATCAGGCGAACGCGACCGCGCTCGAGGCCGCGGTCGACGACGCTTGGGCGCGGTCCCACGCCGCCGACGGTGACGTTCGGGCCGTGGAATCGACGCTCGAGAACCAGACGGTTGTTGTAAACTACACCGTGGCCGACGTGGCCAAACGCGGCGTCGGAGACACCTGGCTCCTCGTCTACTTCATGACCGGAACCTCGACCACACGCTACGAGGTCGTGGCCGAGCGAGTGACGATCCACACCCCCGACGGGACGGCGATT
This genomic stretch from Natrinema sp. SYSU A 869 harbors:
- a CDS encoding class I fructose-bisphosphate aldolase, encoding MIPIDDSPIVRDGKSLILAMDHGLEHGPVDFEEVPEKLDPSTVFETATHDAVTSMAVQKGIAEGYYPSYEDDVNLLLKLNGTSNMWMGEPDSAINCSVDYAAEIGADAVGFTVYSGSNHEVEMYEEFRRVQEKAREYDLPVVMWSYPRGQGLKNDTKPGTISYATRIALEVGADIAKVKYPGSPDAMEHACTAAGDMKVVMSGGSKTSDYDFLSTVEAAVNAGASGLAVGRNVWQREDPTKLLDALEEVIYEEATADAALEATE
- a CDS encoding 3-hydroxyacyl-CoA dehydrogenase NAD-binding domain-containing protein gives rise to the protein MVREQIDRIGVVGAGTMGSGIAQVAATGGYDVVMRDIESEFVENGFDTIDDSLERLDTRGDLKEEPATIRDRIEGTTLLEDLAGCDLVVEAALEELSVKQEIFADLERICDEDVLLATNTSTLSITSIASDLEHPERVIGLHFMNPVPIMEGVEIVVGEKTTDEATALANRLAEDLGKTTWEADDKPGFVTNRILMPWINEGIRAYDEDVATKEDIDTGMELGTNVPMGPLTLADHIGLDVCLHASETLHEELGDRYKPAYLLKRKVEAGDLGKKTGEGFYEYE